The Styela clava chromosome 10, kaStyClav1.hap1.2, whole genome shotgun sequence genome window below encodes:
- the LOC144428327 gene encoding uncharacterized protein LOC144428327, translating to MEMACYANVENVYETVQAASRPPSIPKQDNNEATNKKTLFVVAISFGICFLLSVAAFILLIMQLQNEMNGMREKLDKLNEIDSSLASNINDTQKQQLENFEKLTTQLNFSLAKISNETQTTSTSIKYELEIMKTKVSQLDSKILIGDKKLKANLTEASSNIDKLLSIIGWFRASNNLIYKRFTDSVNYTTAKAICEGMGARLVSTGIRNNQVKNEIFTKHYLTGAYAWIGLDDISNEGVWIWSDGVNDSPSAIWAPGEPTGGFNEDCAIMLFWNSKLVVYDGGCTDSYRFVCEKDFA from the exons ATGGAGATGGCATGTTATGCAAATGTTGAAAATGTATATGAAACCGTTCAGGCTGCTTCGAGACCACCTTCAATTCCTAAACAag ATAACAATGAAGCTACGAACAAGAAAACTTTGTTTGTTGTCGCTATATCTTTCGGAATATGCTTCTTATTATCTGTTGCTGCATTTATCCTCCTGATTATGCAA CTCCAGAACGAGATGAATGGTATGAGAGAAAAATTGGACAAATTGAATGAGATTGATTCATCTCTCGCCAGCAATATAAACGACACTCAAAAAC aaCAATTggaaaactttgaaaaattgaCAACACAGCTCAATTTTTCCCTTGCGAAGATTTCGAATGAAACTCAAACGA CTTCTACGAGTATAAAATATGAGTTGGAAATTATGAAAACTAAAGTGAGCCAACTTGACTCCAAAATATTGATTGGAGATAAAAAATTG AAAGCAAATCTGACTGAAGCgagttcgaatattgacaaattaTTGTCCATTATCGGGTGGTTCAGAGCAAGCAATAATCTCATTTATAAACGTTTCACTGATTCTGTCAACTATACAACTGCAAAGGCTATATGTGAAGGAATGGGGGCTCGCTTGGTTTCAACTGGAATTAGGAACAACCAAGTGAAAAA TGAAATATTTACGAAACATTACTTAACCGGAGCGTATGCATGGATAGGATTGGACGACATCAGCAATGAAGGAGTTTGGATTTGGTCGGATGGAGTAAATGATTCACCAAGCGCGATATGGGCACCGGGGGAACCAACAGGAGGTTTTAACGAAGACTGCGCAATCATGCTATTTTGGAATTCCAAACTTGTTGTTTATGATGGTGGCTGTACTGATTCCTATCgatttgtttgcgaaaaagaCTTTGCATGA
- the LOC144428341 gene encoding uncharacterized protein LOC144428341: MEMECYEYGQRENAYEIPQTPSVPPAVPKQDNNEATNKKTLFVLAISFGICFIVSVAAFILIMQLQNDMKYTKEKLEKMIETDSSLANVINDTQKQQVKNFEKQETDFKSSLRKISNETQQTFLKTKSELEISIKKELSELNSKIHNGENKLNKSLSDANSRITEMFSISGWFRASNNLIYKRFTDPVNYATAKAQCEGMGARLVSTGIRNNQVKNEIFPKYYLTGAFAWIGLNDISNEGIWVWSDRVNESPSAIWESSEPNGGRRENCAVIRLSGVVDIACSEVYKFVCEKNDVFRITK, translated from the exons ATGGAGATGGAATGTTATGAATATGGTCAAAGGGAAAATGCATATGAAATTCCTCAGACTCCTTCAGTGCCACCTGCGGTTCCTAAACAAG ACAACAATGAAGCTACGAACAAGAAAACTTTGTTTGTTCTCGCGATATCTTTTGGAATATGCTTCATTGTGTCTGTTGCTGCATTTATTCTGATTATGCAA cttCAAAACGATATGAAATATACGAAGGAAAAATTAGAGAAAATGATTGAGACTGATTCATCTCTCGCCAACGTTATCAACGACACTCAGAAAC AACAAGTCAAAAACTTCGAAAAGCAGGAAACGGATTTCAAGTCGTCCCTcagaaagatttcaaatgaaacACAACAAA cttttttaaaaacaaaaagtgaattggaaatttcaattaaaaaagaatTGAGTGAACTGAACTCCAAAATACACAACGGAGAGAATAAATTG aatAAAAGCCTATCTGATGCAAATTCGAGAATTACTGAAATGTTTTCGATATCGGGATGGTTCAGAGCGAGCAATAATCTTATTTACAAGCGCTTCACTGATCCTGTCAACTACGCAACTGCAAAGGCTCAATGTGAAGGAATGGGAGCTCGTTTGGTATCGACCGGAATTAGGAACAACCAAGTCAAAAA cGAAATATTCCCGAAATATTACCTAACCGGAGCGTTTGCATGGATAGGATTGAACGACATCAGCAATGAAGGAATTTGGGTTTGGTCGGATAGAGTAAATGAATCACCAAGTGCAATATGGGAATCGTCAGAACCAAACGGCGGCAGGAGAGAAAACTGCGCAGTAATTAGACTGTCTGGTGTTGTTGATATTGCGTGTTCTGAAGTatataaatttgtttgcgaaaaaaATGACGTTTTTCGTATCACAAaatga
- the LOC144428034 gene encoding lectin-like: MNFVYMSRSRYEFPSSYSLAAADTLQDEMKLMREKLDTLKTTLKNNTNLTDANSWMNEMFSLSGWFRASNNLIYKRFTDSVNYATAKAQCEEMGARLVSTGIRDNKVKIEIFPKHYLAGVSAWIGLDDIRNEGIWVWSDGVNESPNSLWDAPEPNGGRTENCVEVVFYNSTFVGNDAPCTLFRRFVCEREVN; the protein is encoded by the exons atgaattttgtttaCATGAGTCGTTCAAGGTATGAATTTCCAAGCTCGTATTCTTTAGCGGCTGCAGACACG ctTCAGGACGAAATGAAACTTATGAGAGAAAAACTGGACACGTTAAAAACGACTCTCAAAAAC AACACAAACCTGACTGATGCAAATTCTTGGATGAACGAAATGTTTTCCCTATCCGGATGGTTCAGAGCAAGCAATAATCTCATTTATAAACGTTTCACTGATTCTGTCAACTACGCAACTGCAAAGGCTCAATGTGAAGAAATGGGAGCTCGTTTAGTATCGACTGGAATAAGGGacaacaaagtgaaaat TGAAATATTCCCGAAACATTACTTAGCCGGAGTTAGTGCATGGATAGGATTGGACGACATCAGAAATGAAGGAATTTGGGTTTGGTCGGATGGCGTAAATGAATCACCAAATTCTCTTTGGGATGCGCCAGAACCAAACGGCGGTAGAACCGAAAACTGCGTAGAAGTAGTATTCTATAATTCGACATTTGTTGGCAATGATGCTCCTTGCACTCTTTTCCGTCGTTTTGTTTGCGAAAGGGAGGTCAATTAA